Proteins encoded by one window of Clostridia bacterium:
- a CDS encoding TIGR04076 family protein, protein MGDRFEFSERSPGGLCQFAYDSLRSAVAALLYGGQFPWADNSEVSRWACPDPDTPVIFELRRVPVESQE, encoded by the coding sequence GTGGGGGACCGGTTTGAGTTTAGCGAACGTTCCCCGGGTGGTTTGTGTCAGTTTGCTTACGATTCCCTGCGTTCGGCGGTAGCAGCGCTCCTTTATGGCGGACAGTTTCCTTGGGCGGACAACAGTGAGGTCAGCCGGTGGGCTTGCCCCGATCCGGATACGCCGGTGATATTTGAGCTAAGGCGGGTGCCGGTCGAAAGCCAGGAGTGA
- a CDS encoding carboxymuconolactone decarboxylase family protein: MAASKSVSVLISELNQGRKKLEETIPEVMERFGALREAVYAKGKLSAKEKSLIALAIAVAKQCDYCVAGHLLQAVEAGADDQEIMEAVSIAIVMSGGPGVAYAGLVKRGLEELRGKR, translated from the coding sequence ATGGCTGCCAGTAAGAGCGTTTCGGTGTTGATTTCTGAGCTTAATCAAGGGCGAAAGAAGTTGGAAGAGACCATTCCGGAAGTAATGGAGCGTTTTGGCGCCCTACGGGAGGCAGTTTATGCCAAGGGCAAACTAAGCGCCAAGGAAAAATCCCTCATCGCCTTGGCCATTGCTGTGGCCAAGCAATGCGATTACTGTGTGGCCGGCCACCTGCTGCAAGCGGTGGAAGCCGGAGCCGATGACCAGGAGATCATGGAGGCGGTGAGCATTGCCATTGTCATGAGCGGTGGCCCGGGGGTTGCCTATGCCGGTTTGGTCAAGCGGGGTTTGGAAGAGCTACGGGGTAAGCGCTAA
- a CDS encoding metallophosphoesterase, whose protein sequence is MKKLLKVLLLFAAIVIGIVICAWLENNWIQVSRYTVSSTKVPAGFNGFKILQLTDLHSKSFGQDNQGLISAINRIDPDIIVITGDMLNSLNDEGEVFLSLARELVSKYPIYYISGNHEQIAEVKAAESNSGWYTRYIAQLKQLGIVNLDNQRIQVRRGADSINLYGLVLPLRYYSSKNAPHYAGEKRFSSEYIERCLGKVDNRGYNVLLVHTPFYFDTYSHWGADLVLAGHLHGGVIRIPFLGGVLSPDEGLFPAYDAGKYKNNMATMVVSRGLGDSVGWRIFNRPEVVVITLERQSAKATSGS, encoded by the coding sequence ATGAAAAAACTGCTCAAAGTCTTATTACTGTTTGCAGCTATCGTTATAGGAATAGTGATTTGTGCCTGGCTGGAAAACAATTGGATCCAGGTCTCCCGGTATACGGTGAGTTCAACTAAAGTACCAGCAGGTTTTAATGGTTTCAAGATCCTTCAGTTAACAGATTTGCACAGTAAGTCATTTGGCCAAGACAATCAGGGGCTTATAAGTGCCATAAACAGAATCGACCCGGACATCATTGTCATTACTGGTGACATGCTTAACTCTTTAAATGATGAGGGGGAGGTTTTCCTATCCCTAGCTCGGGAACTGGTCTCTAAATACCCAATATACTACATATCCGGGAACCACGAACAGATAGCTGAGGTGAAAGCGGCAGAATCTAATTCCGGATGGTATACCCGATATATAGCCCAACTTAAGCAGTTAGGGATTGTAAACCTGGATAACCAACGTATACAAGTAAGACGAGGCGCCGACAGTATCAACCTATATGGTCTGGTACTTCCTTTGCGTTATTATAGCTCTAAAAACGCGCCGCATTATGCCGGCGAGAAGAGGTTCAGCAGCGAGTATATCGAACGCTGCCTAGGTAAGGTGGATAACCGGGGCTACAATGTTTTGTTGGTTCATACTCCCTTCTACTTTGATACTTACTCGCATTGGGGAGCGGACCTGGTTTTGGCGGGACACTTGCACGGAGGGGTTATCAGAATACCATTCCTGGGCGGTGTTTTATCTCCTGATGAGGGTTTGTTTCCAGCCTATGATGCCGGGAAATATAAGAATAATATGGCTACCATGGTGGTAAGCAGGGGCCTGGGTGATAGCGTGGGTTGGAGGATTTTCAACCGGCCCGAAGTAGTAGTAATAACGTTAGAAAGACAAAGTGCAAAGGCCACAAGCGGAAGCTAA
- a CDS encoding site-specific DNA-methyltransferase: MMNESYHGQPGTNRPDSHLVHPQNRLNQLTGSEWLYFTRSVLTTNYPSDYAHHLRKAHGANKPPELMRQLIEFFTKPEEKVLDPFAGVGGTLIGASICQPPRYCEGIEINRRWIEIYHQVLKECPELTPYPMHLGDCRQVMKDMPAESFHFIATDPPYNLQLERTMCDGRYPGFANRHTDYHMVSDEPGDLANLDSYQEYLEAMGQVLAECLRVLIPGRYLAIIVRNAYQNGEYIFTHADIARRAKQEGFIPKGEIIWYQVGTRLRPYGYPYAYVPNIAHQYIVILQKPR, translated from the coding sequence ATGATGAATGAAAGCTATCACGGACAACCTGGCACCAACCGACCAGATTCTCACCTGGTGCACCCGCAAAACCGCCTCAACCAACTTACCGGGTCGGAATGGCTCTACTTCACCCGGTCGGTCCTTACCACCAATTATCCCAGCGACTATGCCCATCACTTGCGCAAGGCCCACGGGGCCAATAAGCCCCCCGAGCTAATGCGCCAGCTAATTGAATTCTTTACCAAGCCGGAGGAAAAGGTGTTGGATCCCTTTGCCGGGGTGGGTGGAACCCTGATCGGCGCTTCCATCTGCCAGCCGCCCCGGTATTGTGAAGGGATCGAGATTAACCGGCGCTGGATCGAAATTTATCACCAGGTGTTAAAGGAATGCCCGGAGCTTACCCCTTACCCCATGCATCTGGGCGACTGCCGCCAGGTGATGAAAGACATGCCGGCAGAAAGCTTTCACTTCATCGCCACCGATCCCCCTTACAACCTGCAGCTAGAACGGACCATGTGCGATGGCCGATATCCGGGTTTTGCTAACCGCCATACCGACTACCATATGGTTTCCGATGAGCCCGGGGACTTGGCCAACCTGGATTCCTACCAAGAATACCTTGAGGCTATGGGTCAGGTGCTGGCGGAGTGCTTGCGGGTGCTCATTCCCGGCCGTTACCTGGCCATCATCGTCCGCAACGCCTACCAGAACGGGGAATATATCTTTACCCACGCCGATATTGCCCGCCGCGCCAAACAAGAGGGATTCATCCCTAAGGGTGAGATCATCTGGTACCAAGTGGGTACTAGGCTTCGCCCTTACGGTTACCCTTACGCCTATGTCCCCAACATCGCCCACCAGTACATCGTTATCCTCCAAAAGCCGCGCTGA